In Euzebyales bacterium, the genomic window GTACTATACTCAGCAATGATTGAGTCAATGTCGGCTGATCTGGCGCGCGAGGTTGCCGCTCACCGGATCGCATCGGACGAGGGCCCCCGGATGTCTGATGCCTGGTCCGTCGAGCGGCGCGCGGCGGTGCATCGCGCGCTTGGTGATGAGCATCGTCTGGCGATCATCGATCTGCTGTGGTCGGGCGATCGCACGCCCGCTGAGCTGCAGGACGCCACCGGGCTGCGGTCCAACCTGGTCGCGTTCCACCTCAACACCCTGCAGGACGCGGGGCTGATCTCCCGGCACGCCTCGCACGGCGACGGCCGCCGCCGCTACGTCACCGTCACCACCGCCGCGCTCCCCCACGTCGGCCCGGTCGCCCCACTGACACTCGACTGCGTGTTGTTCGTGTGCACCCACAACGCCGCGCGATCCCAGCTGGCCGCGGCGCTGTGGCGACACCGCAGCGGACACGCCGCCGTCAGCGCCGGCACGCAACCCGCCGACCGGGTGCACCCCACCGCCGTCGCGGTCGCCGCCGACCACGGCCTGGACCTGTCCGACGCCCAGCCCACGCACATCGCCGACATCACCGTGCATCCAGACCTGGTCGTGTCGGTCTGCGACCGCGCCCACGAGACCGGCCTCGACGTCGACGCGCCGCACCGGCACTGGTCGATCCCCGACCCCGTCGGCGGCGACCGCGCCACCTTCGAACACGCCTTCGACCTGATCGCCGGCCGAATCGACCGCCTCGCCGCCACCACCGCCTGACCAGCCGACCCGACACCAGGAGCAACCGACCATGAGCAGCCAGATGTCCGGCCCCGGCCCCGCCTCCGCCGAGGAGACCCAGCTCATCAAGTCCTCGAGCGTGCGCCTGCAACGCGACTTCGACGGCATCTTCGGCGTCGAGACCATCCAACGGTTCATGACCGACTCGTTCGAACGGCTCGCCCACGCCCGCATCCGCGCGTACGTCCCCGTGATGGCCGAACGCTTCACCCGCGACCGGCTCCACGCCGTCGCCAAGAACGAAGGCAAGGTGCCAAGCGACGCGCCCAGCGTGCTGTTCCTGTGTGTCCACAACGCCGGCCGCTCGCAGATGGCCGCCGGGTGGATGCGCCACCTCGCCGGCGACCGCGTCGACGTCCTCTCCGGGGGGTCGGACCCCGCCAGCCACGTCAACCCCGCCGCAGTCGAGGCCATGCGCGAGGTCGGCATCGACATCGCAGGCGAGTTCCCCCG contains:
- a CDS encoding arsenate reductase ArsC; this encodes MSSQMSGPGPASAEETQLIKSSSVRLQRDFDGIFGVETIQRFMTDSFERLAHARIRAYVPVMAERFTRDRLHAVAKNEGKVPSDAPSVLFLCVHNAGRSQMAAGWMRHLAGDRVDVLSGGSDPASHVNPAAVEAMREVGIDIAGEFPRPWTDEIVGAADVVVTMGCGDACPVVPGKRYLDWELDDPAGKPVDAVRPVRDEIEQHVRALLSELDIPIRV
- a CDS encoding helix-turn-helix domain-containing protein → MSDAWSVERRAAVHRALGDEHRLAIIDLLWSGDRTPAELQDATGLRSNLVAFHLNTLQDAGLISRHASHGDGRRRYVTVTTAALPHVGPVAPLTLDCVLFVCTHNAARSQLAAALWRHRSGHAAVSAGTQPADRVHPTAVAVAADHGLDLSDAQPTHIADITVHPDLVVSVCDRAHETGLDVDAPHRHWSIPDPVGGDRATFEHAFDLIAGRIDRLAATTA